The Mesorhizobium loti DNA segment GGTCGACCGGCCGGTCATCGAGGCGTTTTTCGGGCTGCCGCTCGACCAGATTTACATGGCGACGGAGGGACTGTTCGCGGTCACGTGCCGGGAAGGCAGGCTGCATCTGGCCGAAGATTCAGTGTATTTCGAGTTCGAGCCGGTCGGCGACGGCTTGGTCATGCCGCTGGTCACGGCCTTCCGCCGGCAGACGCAGATCATGGCGCGTTATCGGATGAACGATTTGCTGCGTCTGTCCAAGGTGCCTTGCCGCTGTGGCTCGCCGCTGCGCACGGTGGACGAGATTGTCGGCCGCATGGACGATGTCTTCCGGCTGGTCTCGATGCATGGACCAATCCTGGTTACGCCAGATATTTTGCGAAACGCCGTGTTGGGGGCCGATCGCCGTATCGACGATTTCCGGCTGATCCAGACGGCAGCCGATACGGTCGAGCTGCGGCTGGCGCCGGGCCTCGCCGACGACGCGGCGGAGGCTGCACTGGAGGCGGTGCGCGCGCTGCTTGCCGCGCGCCAGGCAATCGTCGCAGTGGAACTCGTTCGTGCACCGCTGCCACTGGAAACCGGCCGCAAGTTGCGCCGCGTCGAATGCCGGCTGGGGGCGGGGCCGTGAGTCTTGGAAACATCGACGAAAGCCATGCCGATCGGGTCGAGAACAGTCCGCGCCAGGTCGAGGCTCTGGTCGAGCTTTTCAACGAGGTGCCCTCCCGCGATCTCGTGCGCAACCTGACGGTCAGGGTCGAGGCTTTCGAGGTCGCCGGGCGTATTTTTCCACTGACGTTGAACGACGCCAGCGAGGCGCCGAATTGCTACATCTGCTGCCCGTCCAGCGCCTATATCGACTATGCCATCGACGAAACGCGCAATTTTGCTTCGAGCCCATTGCTGCAGCGCACGGTTCGCGCGTTGGTCCGTGCCTGCGCACCGCTGGTGAAGGCAAGCGGCCTCGACCATCAGGTACAGGTCAACAATTGGCTCTATTCGACCAATCCGGTGCCACGGCTCGAACGCGCCGCCATCGCCGAGATGCGGACTGAGCTGACCACGCGCTTTCCCGATCGCGCCATTGTCATCCGCTCGCTCAACGATATCGCGGACCCCTCAACCATCGCGGCGCTGAAGGCGCAAGGCTTTCGCATGCTGGCGGCGCGGCAGATCTATATCTTCGCCGATCGCAGCGCGGCGCCGTCGACGACGCGCGACATGAAACGCGACCGTACCCGGCTGCGCTCGACGCCCTTTCGCTTGGTCGGCGATCGCGACTTCAGCGAAGCCGACTACGTCAGGAGCGAAGAGCTCTATGCTATGCTCTATCTCGACAAGTACACGCCACTCAATCCGCACTACACAGCCCGCTACATAGGCGAGATGCATCGTCGAGGCATCCTCAGACTTGCCGGCTTGCGTGACGGCAGCGGCAGGATCGTCGCCGTCACCGGTCTGTTCGAAAATGGCCGGACGCTGACCCAGCCCATCGTCGGTTACGATACCAGCCTGCCGATCGGCGACGGGCTCTACCGCATGGTGATGGCGATGGCGCAGGATCATGCCACGGCGCGCGGCCTGTTCTTCAACATGAGTGCCGGTGCGGCCGATTTCAAACGCCGTCGCGGCGCGGTGCCGGCGATCGAGTACAACGCCGTCTACGTCAGGCATCTGCCGCTTGGCCGTCGCGTTGCGGTTCGGATCATGGAAACGGTGCTGAATTGGGTCGGCATTCCGCTGCTTCGGAGATTTGAGCTGTGAGCGAGCCTGTGAAGAAAGACCACTGGCAGGCCGTATCACTGTCCACCGATGTAGGGCGCAAACCCTGGCGTCTCCTGCTGGATGGCGCGCCGGTGGTGCTGTTCCGCTCGACCACCGGGATATCCGCCCTGTTCGACCGCTGCGCGCACCGGCTGGTCGAATTGTCGACGGGCAAGATCGTCGAGGGCGAGATCGAATGCCCTTATCATGGCTGGCGTTTTGACGGTGATGGCCGCTGCACCGCCATTCCCGGCCATGTCGGCGCGGTGCCGCATTATCGGGTGCGGCGCTACCCCGCGATCGAGCGCGACGGCGTCGTCTTCGTTGCGGTCGGCTCCCCCGAGGGCGAACCTTATCTGCACTGCATGCAGGGCCAGGATGTGATCGTGCGGCGCGTGCGCTCCTCGACACAGTCGACGGTCATCGACGCCGCGGAAAACATCCTTGACGCCACCCACACGCATTTCACCCACAAGGGCTTGCTGCGCGGGCTCAGTGCCAAACGGCATCTGGTTCATGTCGAGGTGACCGGCGGCGAGGGCTGGGTCGAAGCCTGCTATACCGGCGAAGAGCGCCAGCAAGGATTGATCAGCCGGCTTCTGGAAGGCGCGCGCACCAAGACCATCGGCCGCTTTCGCCATCCCGGTATCGCCGAACTGGAATATTGGGGCACAAACGGGCTTGTGCTGGCGACGACTTTCCATCTGCGCCAGGCCGATGAGCGGACCGTCGAGGGTGTCGGCTGGTTGATTGGCCAGCGCCAGGGTGGCTTTGGCCATCTCAAGGCACTCGCCTTCAAACCGCTGTTCAACATTGCCCTGGAGCAGGATCGCAAGGTGCTGAAATCGGCGAGCGACAATG contains these protein-coding regions:
- a CDS encoding Rieske 2Fe-2S domain protein, which gives rise to MSEPVKKDHWQAVSLSTDVGRKPWRLLLDGAPVVLFRSTTGISALFDRCAHRLVELSTGKIVEGEIECPYHGWRFDGDGRCTAIPGHVGAVPHYRVRRYPAIERDGVVFVAVGSPEGEPYLHCMQGQDVIVRRVRSSTQSTVIDAAENILDATHTHFTHKGLLRGLSAKRHLVHVEVTGGEGWVEACYTGEERQQGLISRLLEGARTKTIGRFRHPGIAELEYWGTNGLVLATTFHLRQADERTVEGVGWLIGQRQGGFGHLKALAFKPLFNIALEQDRKVLKSASDNARFPPEALPAIGPLDFLRRDMAAIMEGKMPSAAAEPRVHQIEL